Below is a genomic region from Hevea brasiliensis isolate MT/VB/25A 57/8 chromosome 3, ASM3005281v1, whole genome shotgun sequence.
TCCAACAATCGTggattcctatggaattatgctatcGTAAAAGAAGAGCTCACCGCCCAAATCGACatcgacttccttggaatgaaattcaaggatggaaaataccaaccgACCTCACATTGCGTAAGAATTATCAAGTTCCTGATAAGGACTTGATAAGAAACAAATACAACAGTTCCTTGGTATTATCAATTACATCGAAGTTTATCCCGCATGTGGCCGCCACACTTGCCCAAAGATGCTTAAAAGGATCCCCACCATGGAGGGAAGAATGTACATGTGCAAAATTAAAAGAAGTGGCCTTAAACCCGCCACCACTAAAGATTCCAGATTGGATGCCGCATCCTTCGATCGATGCTAGTGACACCCATCGTGCACTCATCGAAGAAATTCAAGGAGAAAAGCATATCTCATGACATGCTAGTGGAGAGTTCCCGAGCCTCAAAAACATTATCATTCACTATAAAGAGATATTGGTCACAAAAATGGGATCAAGAGATTCGAATTTCATCCGATTGGCCACCACTTCACCGTGGTCATGGACACTCATCCTTCCCAaaggttctagacttcaaaaCAAGTCTCTTCCCGAACCACAATTATCGAGGCTTAAGGACtggttcgccaagtataaattcacaTCCAAAGATATCAAAGGGAAGCACAACTTGGTTCCCGACTCCTATCCGTGCCAAAAATCCTTCACCTAATCCAAGCTTCCTCTTCTCTCCTTGATCCTCATGGCATCATCCTCATCCTCTCCACTCCAATGCACAATTTCACGGTTCCTACTCCGCATAGCTTTTCCCCGGATGTTCACCAAACCACCTATCTCAAAATGGCTAAGTTCGCAAGGGATCACCTGTTTCACTACTGAGTGCAAGAAACACCCTAAGGGATTACTCCTCCTCGATCGCTTTTATCCCCGATAACCCTTTCTCACCTGTTTCAAGATCCAACCCGCAGAACTCATCCTAGAAGAACTATGGCTCCTCCGTGCATGATTACACTCTATTCCACAGATCGAATTCCCCTCATGGCCCTCAGACGCATGTTATGAACAACACTAACGACTCTCCGTCTGCATTTCTagaatggttcaagcccatttcaAAGATGGCGCTGACAAGCGCATCATAGATACCCATGGAATAGAAGACAGCCCATCGCTACTCAAATCAACATCGGGACCTTGTTCATCTTTCACAGCCTTTCTCTAAGGCGGATGGACTCCTCTGGACCTGCATCAATACGAATGGAGGACCTACGAAGGATCAATTATTGACAAAGATGCCATGGGACCCTTGAGAAGACAACTAGCCGAGTACCTTTGTGAAATCAATAGTTATTTTTGTCTAGTGCCTCCCATGTGAGTTGTACATCACTCGGCCCCATCCGCTCTCAATGATGAGCCTATTGACTGGACTCATCCCATGTGACAAGATTCCCGTGATCCGATGGACACAGAGTCACGAGATGCCATTCAGTGCGGACCCACCATCTCCTGCTCACCAACAAGGGCAAAAGACTTTTTGGAATCGACTGATGACTCGACTTTGACACCCTCAATGGCCCACCACTCCATGATAAAAGCAAAAGTTTGTCAATAATGTAATAATGTGTATTTGTCTTTATTTATGTTGCTTTAAGAGTGTCGGTAGCCAGTTTCTAACCGGTTGCCTGTAATGTCAAGAGCCTCCTCGCctatataaggagttgctctcttcagTTGTAATCAGACTTAGTTCCCTTTTAATAATATCCTCTGAAGTTCTCTTCTATGGCTTTCTAAACTCTTCTCCTTCTCTCCGAAAACCTTTGAATgtgtatcatactcttataatcagagatacgtatgctctacacttgcctctttAAGAGGATCATCGTAAATATCTTTGTTTTGACATTAAGGTGCGTTATCACATGTGTAATGaacaaaagggcacagccagagagtacctatggagagggaagaggcatagcatgagttcatTATATGTGTGGTAAGGGCTCCCGGCTTATCTTTTTCTTTAAAAACCATTTTTTCTTGAAAAAAAATATTCTTTAAACAATTCTATTTTTTTTCCAAAATATTTAGGTATTTCCCATTTGCCAATTTACatagttcctttttttttttcaaaaagtaTTTGATCCAATAACATTtatttctatatattttttttcttttcttaagttATTTTAGCTCTCTAATTTTCTACCCATCCAAACAGATGATTAATTCCTAGGGAAGAAAGGCTCGGCCCAATCCCCGATGTCCCAAAACCGGCTGACTAACAATCCTTAGGTGGGTCCTTGAAGCTCAAATAGCCACTTGTCAACTATCTAATTATGCCAAGTCCATTTTGTTTTTGTTTGGATAAAAAAAAGTGGCAAAACATCCACCTAGAACCGCCTGGACAAATCTCCCTCCCCCATTATTGTATTGACTCGTGTTCCCAACACACAAACACCCTCCCCGCACTCAAAAATCCCAAAAATGCCAATCAGATCTCTCTTCAATAACCTTCTCTCGAAGATTTAGCGTTAATTCCCACCaccaaaatattataatttaatcaatGCTCTCCATTGATTGAGGGCTCTGACACCTAACAAccgaaagaaatatttaaaatataatttaaaattaaatttattaaattttaataatgaaaatattaaatataataaaataattttttaaagtaaataaaaaaataatttaataaaattatgtagaaaattattttaatataataatttgacATGAATTAAAGAATCTATTATTGAAGTTAATACAATTAGTAACagtgtaaattataatattatagatttaaaattactatttatcatatttacaaaaaaataaaaataaaaattaataaaatgatagcggttttaatttttattttcttctcatAATAAACTGACGCACCACAGGCAATAATAGATGTCTCTATGAACCGTCTCGCACAGCAGCTGCGTCTCTCGCTAATCACCGAATCCACCCGCTTCCTCTCTCTCAAGCTTTCTTACTTTTCTCTCTCCACTTTCCGACTCTGCAAATCCCTCGCTCGCTCTTtcttcctcaaaaccctagctcttGTCCCTTCTCTAATGGATGACGATTTGTTCTCCACCGCCGACGATAACTTCCTCGACCTCGAATTCTCCTCTGCCTCCACTTCCAATCACTCTTACCGTTACTTTCTCGACGATGACGACAATGGCGTTGACAAGCTTTACTTGGTTCCCTGCAGGTGCGTTCATTTCACCTTCACTTAGGTATTTGATGATAGGTAGGTAAAGGGAAAATGAGTTGCAAATGAGTTTGTGATTAATAAGAAGGGGATTTGAAAATTTTTCTTAGCTGGATTTTATTTGTCAAGTTGCATGCGTGGCTAGTTTTAATCGAGCTTACAGTGAGTACGTTCTTTGAGATGATTTCCAATTTATCGAATttgtaatttatatttaaaaaaaaaaattgttggaaATAACGTGTTTGGTTGAAAATTGTGGGGCTTGGCAGCGATTGAGCGAGGAATGTTTACATTGTAGCTAGTGTTTGTTGGTTTTATGGGTGGAAAATAGAATACTTACGCAGTTTTATTGTGTTTCTGCCCATTTTCAGTTGGTGGAGGGAGACGCAAATTGGTGCTAATGAAACGGGAGTCTTGTATGATGTGTCAGTAagtaatgatgatgatgatatggAAATTGTACTGGATTTAAGGGAGATAGAGGACTCCAGGAAAAGTAGTAATGCAGCTGAAGGGTTTTCTGGTCAGGAGTGTGCTTTGGTCTCTGGGACAATGTGGTTGCAGGCACTGAAATGGTGAGGGGAATTGATTCACTTTGCTATCTTATTCCACAAGAATTGTTTAATTTTATGAGCTAACTACTATAATTTACAATGTTTCATGCTCTGTGTATGCGTAGTTGCCAGTTCTGCTTTGTAGGCTGGTGTTACTGAATTGGACTGCTTCCTGTATGATGATGCTATCTCAAAATGAATTTATAAGGTGGAAactaattcaatatttattttcttgctaaaaACCCCTTTGCGTAAAACTTGTGCCACATTGTTTGTATTTGATCAACAACAACTTGATTTAGATATATGAAACTTAGGCATACTGTTCTAAAGTACTTGGGTCATTATGCCATTAGTTGACATATTTCATATGTAAGATTTTCAAAGAGTCTTATGATGCATAAAGGTGAATTGTGATTAATGGTGAAATATGATATCTTGCAGTTGGAAGTAATTTTCAGGTTGCTGTTGGTTCACCATAGAAAAACTTATGAATTTCTAATTATGTTTGAATAAATGCTGTTGCTGAGGGTTTTACTAGATATTTTTTTGTGAACTCTTAGTTTAGCATTACTTATTGGCTAATGGAGGCTGCAGAGGACATTGGGCCACTGTGACAGTCTTCTCGTTTTTAGAGGTCAGCACGTGACATCTAGGATCTGCTAGCACCTGTTGAAAATGATTGTAATTGGACATTCATATTGTAATgcaacaataacaacaacaagAGCAACTAAGCCTTAACCCTAAACTAGTTAGGGTCGGTTATATGGACCGTTTTTCACCATTCAACTTTGTTTGAGACCAATTTTGTATCAatattaaaaaattgtaaatcttTTGATACTACTTTCCTCTCTATAATTTTAGGTCTCCCTTTTTCCTTATTAATCCTTCCACCGTTAACTTATTACATTTTTGTATTGGGGCATTCGATGCTCTAGATTGAATATGGCCAAACCATCTTGATCGATCCTCTCTCATTTTATCCCTAACGTGTGCTACATGCACTTTTGACTGATGTGGTCATTCCTAGTCTTATCCATTATCGTAATACTAAATATCCATCTTAACAGCTGCATTCTATTACATTCATCTTGTGGATTTGTGGTACCTTAGATACCAAATATTCATTCCTATACAGCATAGCTCACCTGACTATAGTTATGTATAACTTATCTTTCACTTTGTTAGGGATCTTATAGTCGCATATCACACTTCATCCATCCTATTTTGATCCTCCTTCATCTATTACTTTGTTTTTCTGGATGATAGAACCTAAATACTTGAATTAGTTTAGCATTAAAACTCCATCGGTCCAATCAAATCTCCCCTCCATTCCTTATACGAGGTGGGACAATCTGATGTTTAGTAGATATATACAAAGAAAAGTTGAATATGATGTCCATTCTTTCATTTATTTGCACAATCTGTTGTTTATGTGCTAAGTGAGCAGCAACAAACCCCTGTTGTCCTTTTTGATGGCTGTGAAAAGATGTAACCATATGTTGAAAAGAGTCCTTTCAAAAGGATTGCAATTAGTAATAGACTGCCCCCCAAAAAATAAGTTATGCAGGTTAATGCATCATCAAAGCTTTCTAGCACTAAAAAGTTCAATATGGTCTGGATATTTGTTTTTAAGTTCTTAGTTCAATATGAGATTGTATAAACAATCTCAAGAGGTTAAAAGTTCTTTATCTGTAATGACCTTAGGTACTATGATTTTTGGTGATTCATGTAACTATTCTCGGAGATGAGTTACAAAAACTAAATATTATTTGGTTaattaatggattaatttggAAGGGGGGCAAGAGACTTCTATGTAGTCGTTTTTGACTTGGAGAAAGCTTCCAAAGTTCCAATAGAAGTGCTAAGTGAAGAGCAGGTTGATGCGAATATCTGTTATATTGGTGTATCTATAAGCAGATTAATTTAATGAAGTTATGTGTTGAGATTGATGAGATTCCATGCTTCAACTTGAGGAAGAGCGTTATATAATAGGAAGTAAATATGTGTATATATTCCTATATTGGTTAGCATAATTTTAGGGATTTTATTCTTTTCCTATTTAGGGATTTGAGTTGTATATGTATGTGTATtatgaatgaataaaattaaGGATTTTTAGTTCAAaattaacatggtatcagagctctCGAATCATTAGGGCTTTGGTATTGTTCATTGGTACTATTCATGGGTATTGTTCATCGGCAATGTATCATAGCCCTGTGAGTTATTAAATAAAAATCCACCTACTATTTCGTCCTCTTCCTCGAAAATGTCGCCTTTGGAGGGGGAAGTGCAACCTTATGAGTTGCGTTGTATTGGTGTTTCCTCATCAGTGTCGCCTTTAGAGTGGAAGTGCAACCTTGTGAGTTCCTTTGTGTGTTGGTGCTTTGTGTTAGTGCTCTTGTGTAGGTGTTTCTGAATTTGGTACAATATTGTTACTTTGAGGCTACTGTGCTTGTGGTGCTTTGGAACTTTCGTGTTTTGTAGCCCTATGCAACCTTGTGAGCTGCTAGTTGTGCTATTTGTGAGCTATTGTGAGGTAGTTATTGGTTTGAACAAGAATCTCATCAAGGggtcaagggggagtgttggaattGATAAGATTTCATGCCTCAACTTGAGGGGTAATGTCATATAGAATAGAAAGTAAATACGTGTATATATTCCTATATTGATTAGCATAACTTTAGTGATTTTATTCTTTTCCTATTTAGGGATTTGAGTTGtacatatatgtgtgtgtattaTGAATGAATAAAATCAAGGATTTCTACTTCAAAATTAACAGTATGAATTATGAGAAGTAACAGTTTTAGATAGCAATTGAATGCTGTAAGTTAATGGTAAGATTAGGCTTAGGCAAGAATTAGTTTTGATCCTCAGCATATTTTTCCAATCACCTAAAACCTAGCATGTTGGGTTCACATAGAACGGCCCCTAATTCTTCACATGGTATTTTCAAAGCACTAGGCATTTTGTCATGTGGTTTCATAAGATGATTAGTTTTTATTACTTGAATGTTTGTGTTGATTGTaaaattatctatatattttCCTATGGTAATGTTCTTTTCAACATTTTTATCAATCTATTTTCTATACTAAATATTAATTTCTTGTTGATGATTATATAAAACTAATAATGAACCGTAGGATTGAATTGTTATGAGCAAATTTTGCAAGTAATTTGAAAATGTgcagaaattataaattttattcatgaGATTGGAGCATATTAccaagtgatttttttttttttttacttctcttAATTTATGTTTATGCTTATCTCTCACAATTctgaactttaaaattaattgtaaGCATGCTTAAAATTGATAATGTACGATACTCATTCTATATGGATTCAATAATCCTAATCATATATTTTTGAATTAATCAAAGTTCAGTTGGGAAATATGTAGTACCCAGAAACTTAGGGGAGTTTTAGTGAATTGAAATGTTAAAAAGTCCTCTTTCATCTATATTGTGATTgtattttttgttcttttttcttTGTCTCCCTATCTTTACAAAAGTTTTGACAGCATCCATGGTTTTACAATATTCTAGATATGCACTGCTGCAATTTATGCAGAAATGTTATTTTCTGGAGAGTTCTTTTGGAGTTGATGTCTTCCTGGTATATTGGGCATTGATTTGCTCAACTTCTACAGGCATAATGATTCTAAAAAGGCAGTGAAGGATGTTCATCACCCTTTTCTTTCAGAAGATGATCTAGAAGATGTCTTTCCTTTACAAATTAGGCTTTCAGTTTCTTGGGAAACAAATTCTTTGGTTGTGAAGATCAGTTTAAAGGTAAAGTTTTCTATTCTGGCTTTTTTCTCTTTGTTGTAATTGCTGTCATTATTGAATTTTTATGGCTGACATGTGGAATGATGATTCGTGAATGAGTTGCATATCTTCAAACACTGAATCTGTATCTGACATCCTTTTAAACACAATGTACATGGGAATTAAATTAGAAGAGGCATTCACATACAGAAAAATTTTTGTAAGGCCTTGCCAACATGTCTTTCAGTTAGATCAATTACATTAAGGTGAGcatatactgaaatttcattgcaattacgGAGTAtaaatgtatattatattttttggCAATTACTGATGCTCAATTCTAGAATTTATTCTTTTGTTAGTCTACTTCTTTTCACTTCACAATTGACTTCAATTTTACAGGACAATATGATTGCTTTTTACAGGAAAGCCTGTGATATTTTTGTTTCCAAGGCTGAGCAGGTTAGGTTGTCAATGATTATTTAATATCACATTAAAACGTTTATGTATTCTAGCAAAAATTATTTGTTATTGAATTCATCTGTTGTGCAGGTGCACATTTGGGACTTCTCAGGGCAAACAACCCAGTTTGTGAATGAGAGGATTAACTTGCCTAATGGTTCTATGGGACAATTTGCTGAAGAGGTGACtggtttattattatttttttctcttcaattcCACATTTTATCTGTGTTTTTGGCCTTTTGAGTTGTAACTTGGTTGAAGAAGATGTTACCATTGAACTTCCATGTAATGCAGTTATGTACTTCTCTTTCTGGCAATTGCTGCTTGTTTTGCTTATATTCTATGCTATTGTCTTTGCTTATTATCTATGCAGATTCTCCTTGAATTGCAAGTCCATGGATTTTCAGATTCCAAGAATAGTAGGGATGAAAGTGCAGATGAGATGATAGAACATGACAGAAAAGATAGTTCCTTCAGCAGTGGTTCGGTTAAAATGAATGGAACCAGTGATTACATGAACTCCTTTTCAATGCCCAAAAACTCACCAGTTTCTGGGTATGGCTATAGAAGAGTTCGTTTCTTGGGTTTGACAGGATTACAGAATCTTGGGAATACATGTTTCATGAATAGTGCAATTCAGTGCTTGGCACACACTCCAAAGCTTGTTGATTATTTTCTAAGAGATTACAGAAAAGAGATAAATCGTGAAAATCCGCTAGGGATGAATGTACGTGACCATGGGCTTATCATCTTTTAGTATTTGTTTTGCTTCCTTCACATTGCTCATCCTTTTTGAGTAAATTTCTGCTTCTTGTTCAGGGTGAGCTTGCTTTGGCATTTGGAGACTTATTAAGGAAGCTATGGGCTCCAGGGGCATCCCCAGTTGCTCCTAGAATGTTCAAGCTAAAACTTGCTAAATTTGCTCCTCAGTTCAGTGGATATAATCAGCATGATTCTCAAGTCAGTATGGCTGTTTGATTCTAGTGCAGTTTTAGCTCATTCGTATTCTGCTAGTGATTAATATTTTGTTTCATGTGGGAGAAATCACTCGTTTGACAACTTTTTAAAACTCTCATGTGTCTCTAAATGCAggaatttctttcctttttgttggaTGGACTGCATGAAGATTTGAATCATGTGAAATGCAAGCCGTACATAGAAGTGAAAGATGCAGATAACCGTTCAGACAAAGAAGTGGCAGATGAATATTGGCAGAATCACCTGGCTCGCAATGACTCCATTATAGTTGATTTGTACCAAGTGAGTCTTTTATGAGTAGTCCTGCCAGATCCAGAAAGTGCATTAGGATagttatttttcaaaaatataaattcCTCGTGATGTTTTTCTTGAAATTAGCTGATGAATGAACtaacttgtttttttttttggtcaaattggagtttttttaattattattttttaattatagggTCAATAT
It encodes:
- the LOC110644089 gene encoding ubiquitin carboxyl-terminal hydrolase 8 isoform X1 codes for the protein MNRLAQQLRLSLITESTRFLSLKLSYFSLSTFRLCKSLARSFFLKTLALVPSLMDDDLFSTADDNFLDLEFSSASTSNHSYRYFLDDDDNGVDKLYLVPCSWWRETQIGANETGVLYDVSVSNDDDDMEIVLDLREIEDSRKSSNAAEGFSGQECALVSGTMWLQALKWHNDSKKAVKDVHHPFLSEDDLEDVFPLQIRLSVSWETNSLVVKISLKDNMIAFYRKACDIFVSKAEQVHIWDFSGQTTQFVNERINLPNGSMGQFAEEILLELQVHGFSDSKNSRDESADEMIEHDRKDSSFSSGSVKMNGTSDYMNSFSMPKNSPVSGYGYRRVRFLGLTGLQNLGNTCFMNSAIQCLAHTPKLVDYFLRDYRKEINRENPLGMNGELALAFGDLLRKLWAPGASPVAPRMFKLKLAKFAPQFSGYNQHDSQEFLSFLLDGLHEDLNHVKCKPYIEVKDADNRSDKEVADEYWQNHLARNDSIIVDLYQGQYRSTLVCPICKQKSVTFDPFMYLSLPLPSTTMRTMTLTMLSSDGITLHSPITVSVPNCGRLKDLIDALSTACSLRNDKTLLVVEIYKNKIFRFLEEPSDSLALIRDDDNLVAYQLPKVNEASPLVVFMHELMDRPSVLERAAPNWKLFGIPLVARLSDLSNGFDLRRKYLKLLNPFLMPADDVLNDGDESGITANEDSAMEDVPSPNVSDSNADSDGETNSDPPFSTDFQFCIKDDHGGLTEIKMNKPLPVPNNNRLEVHVLWSEKMVERYDTYVLSSLPEVFKSQFCARRPQESVSLYKCLEAFLKEEPLGPEDMWYCPSCKRPRQASKKLDLWRLPEILVVHLKRFSYSRIIKNKLETYVDFPVEDFDLSTYMAHKDGQFSNRYELYAISNHYGGMGGGHYTAFVDHGHCRWYEFDDENVSSVSEDRIKTSAAYVLFYKRVT
- the LOC110644089 gene encoding ubiquitin carboxyl-terminal hydrolase 8 isoform X3, which gives rise to MNRLAQQLRLSLITESTRFLSLKLSYFSLSTFRLCKSLARSFFLKTLALVPSLMDDDLFSTADDNFLDLEFSSASTSNHSYRYFLDDDDNGVDKLYLVPCSWWRETQIGANETGVLYDVSVSNDDDDMEIVLDLREIEDSRKSSNAAEGFSGQECALVSGTMWLQALKWHNDSKKAVKDVHHPFLSEDDLEDVFPLQIRLSVSWETNSLVVKISLKDNMIAFYRKACDIFVSKAEQVHIWDFSGQTTQFVNERINLPNGSMGQFAEEILLELQVHGFSDSKNSRDESADEMIEHDRKDSSFSSGSVKMNGTSDYMNSFSMPKNSPVSGYGYRRVRFLGLTGLQNLGNTCFMNSAIQCLAHTPKLVDYFLRDYRKEINRENPLGMNGELALAFGDLLRKLWAPGASPVAPRMFKLKLAKFAPQFSGYNQHDSQEFLSFLLDGLHEDLNHVKCKPYIEVKDADNRSDKEVADEYWQNHLARNDSIIVDLYQGQYRSTLVCPICKQKSVTFDPFMYLSLPLPSTTMRTMTLTMLSSDGITLHSPITVSVPNCGRLKDLIDALSTACSLRNDKTLLVVEIYKNKIFRFLEEPSDSLALIRDDDNLVAYQLPKVNEASPLVVFMHELMDRPSVLERAAPNWKLFGIPLVARLSDLSNGFDLRRKYLKLLNPFLMPADDVLNDGDESGITANEDSAMEDVPSPNVSDSNADSDGETNSDPPFSTDFQFCIKDDHGGLTEIKMNKPLPVPNNNRLEVHVLWSEKMVERYDTYVLSSLPEVFKSQFCARRPQESVSLYKCLEAFLKEEPLGPEDMWYVLSQL
- the LOC110644089 gene encoding ubiquitin carboxyl-terminal hydrolase 8 isoform X2; translation: MNRLAQQLRLSLITESTRFLSLKLSYFSLSTFRLCKSLARSFFLKTLALVPSLMDDDLFSTADDNFLDLEFSSASTSNHSYRYFLDDDDNGVDKLYLVPCSWWRETQIGANETGVLYDVSVSNDDDDMEIVLDLREIEDSRKSSNAAEGFSGQECALVSGTMWLQALKWHNDSKKAVKDVHHPFLSEDDLEDVFPLQIRLSVSWETNSLVVKISLKDNMIAFYRKACDIFVSKAEQVHIWDFSGQTTQFVNERINLPNGSMGQFAEEILLELQVHGFSDSKNSRDESADEMIEHDRKDSSFSSGSVKMNGTSDYMNSFSMPKNSPVSGYGYRRVRFLGLTGLQNLGNTCFMNSAIQCLAHTPKLVDYFLRDYRKEINRENPLGMNGELALAFGDLLRKLWAPGASPVAPRMFKLKLAKFAPQFSGYNQHDSQEFLSFLLDGLHEDLNHVKCKPYIEVKDADNRSDKEVADEYWQNHLARNDSIIVDLYQIYKNKIFRFLEEPSDSLALIRDDDNLVAYQLPKVNEASPLVVFMHELMDRPSVLERAAPNWKLFGIPLVARLSDLSNGFDLRRKYLKLLNPFLMPADDVLNDGDESGITANEDSAMEDVPSPNVSDSNADSDGETNSDPPFSTDFQFCIKDDHGGLTEIKMNKPLPVPNNNRLEVHVLWSEKMVERYDTYVLSSLPEVFKSQFCARRPQESVSLYKCLEAFLKEEPLGPEDMWYCPSCKRPRQASKKLDLWRLPEILVVHLKRFSYSRIIKNKLETYVDFPVEDFDLSTYMAHKDGQFSNRYELYAISNHYGGMGGGHYTAFVDHGHCRWYEFDDENVSSVSEDRIKTSAAYVLFYKRVT